From one Triticum urartu cultivar G1812 chromosome 3, Tu2.1, whole genome shotgun sequence genomic stretch:
- the LOC125542860 gene encoding brassinosteroid LRR receptor kinase BRL2, with translation MTFLIGVPVPAMPVAMDRMLLLVIFLLLLSTCTTTIVSAGTGDDAGALLRFKASVRKDPRGVLSSWQWQQRQQQGSPGGGGSGNGTWCRWYGVTCDGEGRVERLDLAGCGLSGRASFAALASIDTLRHLNLSGNAQLRADAAGDIHVLPRALRTLDLSDGGLAGSLPADMQLAYYYPNLTDVRLARNNLTGALPLNLMSPPSTIQVFDVAGNNMSGDVSGASFPDTLVLLDLSANRFTGTIPPSFSGCAGLKTLNVSYNALAGAIPESIGDVAGLEVLDVSGNRLTGAIPRSLAACSSLRILRVSSNNISGSIPESLSSCRALQLLDAANNNISGAIPAAVLGNLTKLEILLLSNNFISGSLPSTISACNSLRVADFSSNKIAGALPAELCTPGAALEELRMPDNLLTGAIPPGLANCSRLRVIDFSINYLRGAIPPELGMLRALEQLVTWLNQLEGQIPAELGQCRSLRTLILNNNFIGGDIPVELFNCTGLEWISLTSNRISGTIRPEFGRLSRLAVLQLANNSLVGDIPKELGNCSSLMWLDLNSNRLTGVIPHRLGRQLGATPLSGILSGNTLAFVRNAGNACKGVGGLLEFAGIRPERLLQVPTLRSCDFTRLYSGAAVSGWTRYQTLEYLDLSYNSLVGAIPEELGDMVLLQVLDLARNNLSGEIPASLGRLHDLGVFDVSHNRLQGSIPDSFSNLSFLVQIDVSDNDLAGEIPQRGQLSTLPASQYADNPGLCGMPLVPCSDRLPRASVAASSGAAAESTNARWPLPRAAWANAVLLAVMVTAGLACAVSIWAVAVRVRRREVREARMLSSLQDGTRTATTWKLGKAEKEALSINVATFQRQLRKLTFTQLIEATNGFSAASLIGSGGFGEVFKATLKDGSTVAIKKLIPLSHQGDREFMAEMETLGKIKHRNLVPLLGYCKIGEERLLVYEYMTHGSLEDMLHLPADGAPALTWEKRKTVARGAAKGLCFLHHNCIPHIIHRDMKSSNVLLDGMMEARVADFGMARLISALDTHLSVSTLAGTPGYVPPEYYQSFRCTAKGDVYSLGVVLLELLTGRRPTDKEDFGDTNLVGWVKMKVREGAGKEVVDPELVAAAAGDDETEMMRFLEMALQCVDDFPSKRPNMLHVVAVLREIDAPSSQPPLPAAGACNGHGHDA, from the coding sequence ATGACATTCCTCATCGGCGTCCCCGTGCCAGCCATGCCAGTGGCGATGGATCGCATGCTCCTCCTCGtaatcttcctcctcctcttgtCGACTTGCACGACGACGATCGTGTCCGCGGGAACCGGCGACGACGCGGGGGCGCTCCTCCGCTTCAAGGCGTCCGTCCGAAAGGACCCTAGGGGCGTGCTCTCGTCTTGGCAATggcagcagcggcagcagcaagGGTCGCCCGGCGGTGGTGGTAGTGGTAATGGCACGTGGTGCAGGTGGTACGGGGTGACGTGCGACGGCGAGGGCCGGGTGGAGCGGCTCGACCTCGCCGGCTGCGGCCTCTCCGGGCGCGCTTCGTTTGCAGCGCTCGCTTCCATAGACACGCTGCGCCACCTCAACCTCTCCGGCAACGCCCAGCTCCGCGCCGACGCCGCTGGGGACATTCACGTGCTCCCCCGCGCGCTACGGACGCTCGACCTGTCTGACGGCGGCCTCGCCGGCAGTCTCCCCGCCGACATGCAGCTGGCGTACTACTACCCCAACCTCACCGACGTCCGCCTCGCACGGAACAACCTCACCGGCGCTCTCCCTCTTAATCTAATGTCTCCGCCGAGCACGATCCAGGTGTTCGACGTCGCCGGGAACAACATGTCCGGGGACGTCTCCGGCGCGTCGTTCCCCGACACGCTCGTCCTGCTCGACCTCTCCGCCAACCGCTTCACCGGCACGATCCCGCCGTCCTTCTCTGGCTGCGCCGGCCTCAAGACGCTCAACGTATCCTACAACGCCCTCGCCGGCGCGATCCCGGAGTCGATCGGCGACGTCGCTGGCCTCGAGGTGCTCGACGTCTCGGGGAACCGCCTCACCGGCGCCATCCCACGCAGcctcgccgcgtgctcgtcgcTGCGGATCCTCAGAGTCTCGAGCAACAACATCTCCGGCTCTATCCCGGAGTCCCTGTCGTCGTGCCGCGCGCTCCAGCTGCTCGACGCGGCCAACAACAACATCTCCGGCGCGATCCCGGCCGCGGTGCTCGGGAACCTCACCAAGTTGGAGATCCTGCTTCTCAGCAACAACTTCATCTCGGGATCGCTCCCGAGCACCATCTCTGCCTGCAACAGCCTCAGGGTCGCCGACTTCAGCAGCAACAAGATCGCCGGCGCGCTGCCCGCCGAGCTCTGCACGCCCGGCGCGGCGCTGGAGGAGCTCCGGATGCCGGACAACCTCCTCACCGGCGCGATCCCTCCCGGGCTGGCCAACTGCTCGCGCCTGCGGGTGATCGACTTCAGCATCAACTACCTGCGCGGCGCCATCCCGCCGGAGCTCGGCATGCTCCGTGCCCTGGAGCAGCTCGTGACGTGGCTCAACCAGCTAGAAGGCCAGATCCCCGCGGAGCTCGGGCAATGCCGGAGCCTCCGCACGCTCATCCTCAACAACAACTTCATCGGCGGCGACATCCCCGTCGAGCTCTTCAACTGCACCGGCCTCGAGTGGATCTCGCTCACGAGCAACCGGATCAGCGGCACGATCAGGCCGGAGTTCGGCCGGCTGTCCCGGCTCGCCGTGCTGCAGCTGGCGAACAATAGCCTCGTGGGCGACATCCCCAAGGAGCTCGGCAACTGCAGCAGCCTGATGTGGCTGGACCTCAACAGCAACAGGCTCACCGGCGTGATCCCGCACCGCCTCGGCCGGCAGCTCGGGGCGACGCCGCTGAGCGGCATCCTGTCCGGCAACACGCTGGCGTTCGTCCGCAACGCTGGGAACGCGTGCAAGGGCGTGGGTGGGCTGCTGGAGTTCGCCGGCATCCGGCCGGAGCGGCTGCTGCAGGTGCCCACCCTCAGGAGCTGCGACTTCACGCGGCTCTACTCCGGCGCGGCGGTGAGCGGGTGGACGCGGTACCAGACGCTGGAGTACCTGGACCTCTCGTACAACAGCCTCGTCGGCGCCATCCCGGAGGAGCTGGGTGACATGGTGCTGCTCCAGGTGCTCGACCTGGCGAGGAACAACCTCAGCGGCGAGATCCCGGCGTCGCTCGGTCGCCTCCACGACCTCGGCGTGTTCGACGTGTCGCACAACCGGCTGCAGGGCAGCATCCCGGACTCCTTCTCCAACCTCTCCTTCCTCGTGCAGATCGACGTCTCCGACAACGACCTCGCAGGCGAGATCCCGCAGCGCGGGCAGCTCAGCACGCTGCCGGCGAGCCAGTACGCCGACAACCCTGGCCTCTGCGGCATGCCGCTGGTGCCGTGCAGCGACCGGCTGCCGAGGGCGAGCGTCGCGGCCTCCTCCGGCGCTGCAGCTGAAAGTACAAACGCCAGGTGGCCTCTGCCGAGGGCGGCGTGGGCGAACGCCGTGCTCCTGGCCGTGATGGTCACCGCCGGGCTGGCGTGCGCAGTGTCGATCTGGGCGGTGGCGGTGCGCGTGCGGCGGCGGGAGGTGCGGGAGGCGCGGATGCTGAGCAGCCTGCAGGACGGGACGCGGACGGCGACGACGTGGAAGCTGGGcaaggcggagaaggaggcgctGAGCATCAACGTGGCCACCTTCCAGCGGCAGCTCCGGAAGCTCACCTTCACGCAGCTGATCGAGGCCACCAACGGCTTCTCGGCGGCCAGCCTGATCGGCTCCGGCGGGTTCGGCGAGGTGTTCAAGGCGACGCTCAAGGACGGCTCCACGGTCGCCATCAAGAAGCTGATCCCGCTGAGCCACCAGGGCGACCGCGAGTTCATGGCGGAGATGGAGACGCTGGGCAAGATCAAGCACCGGAACCTCGTGCCCCTGCTCGGCTACTGCAAGATCGGCGAGGAGCGGCTCCTCGTCTACGAGTACATGACCCACGGCAGCCTGGAGGACATGCTCCACCTCCCGGCCGACGGCGCGCCGGCGCTGACGTGGGAGAAGAGGAAGACGGTGGCGCGCGGGGCGGCCAAGGGGCTCTGCTTCCTGCACCACAACTGCATCCCGCACATCATCCACCGCGACATGAAGTCCAGCAACGTGCTCCTCGACGGCATGATGGAGGCCCGCGTCGCCGACTTCGGCATGGCCAGGCTCATCAGCGCGCTCGACACGCACCTCAGCGTCAGCACCCTCGCTGGGACCCCCGGGTACGTGCCGCCGGAGTACTACCAGAGCTTCCGGTGCACCGCCAAGGGCGACGTCTACTCCCTCGGCGTGGTGCTGCTGGAGCTGCTCACCGGGCGGCGGCCCACCGACAAGGAGGACTTCGGGGACACCAACCTCGTCGGCTGGGTCAAGATGAAGGTCAGGGAGGGCGCCGGCAAGGAGGTCGTGGACCCGGAGCTCGTCGCGGCCGCGGCCGGCGA